One part of the Paramormyrops kingsleyae isolate MSU_618 chromosome 2, PKINGS_0.4, whole genome shotgun sequence genome encodes these proteins:
- the c2h2orf68 gene encoding UPF0561 protein C2orf68 homolog, whose protein sequence is MEVLRKEEEQQLKYKPGGRLDMNHGFLHHIRRNQIARDDYDKEVKQAKEKQRRRPTTTPRRPRRPDIQVYHPRRRNGSEPSTSADTEEWNESGSSTEAESQSTELFWLDYQADCGRLTSFIVHKEDDPERVVERVAEDNVLDAAMRAALQARVQEEINKRRDKR, encoded by the exons ATGGAGGTCTTACGAAAAGAAGAGGAGCAACAACTGAAATATAAACCCGGGGGTCGTTTGGACATGAACCACGGTTTCCTACACCATATTCGTAGGAACCAGATTGCCAG AGACGACTATGACAAGGAGGTGAAGCAGGCCAAGGAAAAACAGAGGCGTAGACCCACGACGACCCCCAGGCGCCCACGCCGGCCTGACATCCAGGTGTACCATCCCCGGCGCAGGA ATGGATCAGAACCCAGCACCAGTGCTGACACAGAGGAGTGGAACGAAAGCGGCTCGAGCACAGAGGCCGAAAGCCAGAGCACAGAGTTATTCTGGCTTGACTACCAGGCAGACTGTGGCCGCCTCACCTCCTTCATAGTGCACAAG GAAGATGATCCAGAGAGGGTGGTGGAGAGGGTTGCTGAGGACAATGTTCTGGATGCAGCAATGAGGGCAGCACTGCAGGCTCGGGTCCAGGAAGAGATCAACAAGAGACGAGACAAGCGTTGA